The following DNA comes from Polynucleobacter necessarius.
CTTGCCATACTCACCGATTGGCAGCAAAGGCATCTCCCTATTTGCGGTTTCTAAATTGAAGATTGCTGCTGATGGATCGCTTGGAGACTCTAATGCGGTTTCTTGCGGTTCGCTTGAACATAAGATGGGCATCCATGGCAATGCCACTTGCGTAATGAACTTTGATGGCGCAATTGGCACTCTGGTTGGTGAACCCCACAAGGGTTGAAACGCCATGTTTGTCATGATGAATGCAGGTGGGCATGCAAAGTCTTGGGTTGACTGACATTGCCTATCAAAACTCTGTCGCTTACGCCAAAGAACGCTTACAGATGCGCAGCTTAACCGGAACTAAAGCACCCGAAAAGGCTGCGGATCCTATTATTGCCCATTCTGATGTGCGCAGAATGCTGATCACACAAAGAGCTTATGCGGAGGCTGGTAGAGTCTTCTCCTATTGGATTGCCCTCATGATTGATACGGAACACAATCATCCAGACGAGAAGGTTCGCAAGGAAACCGGTGCAATGGTTGCCCTACTAACTCCAATTATTAAAGCCTTCCTCACTGATAATGCTTTTATTGCTACCAATGATGGTATGCAAGTATTTGGTGGTCATGGTTGCATCACCGCATGGGGTATGGAGCAATATGTTCGCGATGCCCGCATCAATATGATTTACGAAGGCACCAATACGATGCAATCACTCGATCTCCTGGGCCGCAAGGTGCTTGGGGATATGGGCAAAAAAACTCACTAAATTCGGCAAGATCATTGAGCAATTTATTGAAGATGAAGGTGTTCGCAAAGAGATGCAGGAATTTATTGACCCTCTTGCCGATATTGCCGTGAAAGTGGAAAAGCTCACCAAAGAAATCGGCATGAAGGCGATGATGAATCATGAAGAAGTCGGCGCCGAGGTTGTTCTCTATCTACGTGTTGTTGGTCACTTGATCTATTCATATCTTTTTGCTTGCATGGCCAAAATTGCCTTAGCCAATAAATCAAGTGATGACCCCTTCTATGAAGCGAAATTGGCGACCGCCCGCTTTTACTTTGCCAAACTCTTACCTGAAACTGCGATGTTGATCCGCCAGGCTCGCGCTGGCTCGAAACCATTAATGGCAATGCCTGCTGATTTTTTCTGAAAGATGAACCATGAGTGAAAACAAGATCATTAAAAAAGTAGCCATTCTCGGCGCCGGTGTCATGGGCGCGCAACTTGCCGCTCAATGCATTAATGTTGGCTTACCTGTCAGCGGCGTGCCTGATGAAGATTCTGGCGAGGCAGTCAAGGCATTCATTGTTAAATGGGATTCATCTTTAACAGAGGAGATGATATTGGCCTACTGCAAAGAAAATATCACCAATTACAAGCGCCCTAAACATATTGTGTTCCGCAACGATTTGCCTAAGACTAATGTTGGAAAAATCTTAAGACGCGAGTTAAGGGATTTATGAGTCATATTCCCAAAATACTGCAGGATCTACGTTTGCCGATAATTTCGGCGCCGATGTTTACCGTGAGTTACACGGAGTGGGTGCTTGCCGAGTGTAAGGCAGGAATTGTGGGGTTATTTCCCGCTCTGAATGCCAGACCTCAAGAAATGCTGGATGACTGGTTAAGTCAAATTCAAGTCCAGCTTGCACAGTATCAAAAAGCAAATCCCAGCGCGAAGGTCGGTCCATTAGCTGTAAATCAAATCGTACATGTGTCTAATGCACGGTTAGAGCAGGATATGCACTCCTGCATCAAACACCGCATTCCCATTTACATCACCAGTCTCAGGGCGCCAGTTAAAGAGATTATTGATGCCGTTCATAGTTATGGTGGCCTCGTGTTGCATGATGTCATTAGTATTCGCCATTCTGAAAAAGCGTTAGAGGCTGGTGTAGATGGCTTGATATTAGTGGCTGCTGGAGCGGGTGGTCATGCGGGAAGTCTCTCGCCATTTGCTTTAGTTGGCGAGGTCAGACAGATATTTAAAGGACCGCTTGTATTATCTGAAGCAATTTCTACAGGTGATGCGGTATTGGCTGCACAAGCCATGGGCGCAGATTTTGCTTATATGGGTACCCGGTTTATCGCTAGTCAAGAAACGTATGCTAGTGAGCAATATAAGCAGGCCATCGTGAACGCTCAAGCAGCCGATATTGTGTATACGGATCATTTCACGGGTATTCATGGAAACTATATTAAGCAAAGTATCCTGAATGCCGGCTTAGACCCAGCCAATTTGCCAGAAGGCGATCCGCAGGCTTTCGCAAAACTGTCTCAAGCAGGCAAAGATGGTGCTAGTGCAAGGCTTGGAAGGATATCTGGGGTGCTGGTCAAGGTGTTGGTCTAATCGCAGGTGTTCCTAGTGTTGCGCAAATTGTTGATCGGCTGGAGATGGGATACCTAGCAGCTAAAAAGCGCTTGCTTGGCTAATGAGCGCCTAATATAAAAATAATGGGGTGGTTACTACTTTATTAAATTATTTAGCTGCTTTACGCAAGATAAAATCCTCATCGTGATTCTTTGGCTACACTCACTACTGTTTTATCTATTTGGCTTTACGTCCGTCACTATTTTTGCCAGTATAATTATACTGGCACTTCCTTTTACTACCACTCGTACGAGTTACAACATCGGTGTTGTGTGTTGTCAATTAATCGAGCAGGTTTTATCTTTACTGTGTGGGATTGATTCGCAAATCAAGGGTCTAGAACATATCCCTCGAGATCCGAATAAATCCCTTATTGTTCTGGGTAAGCATCAATCTGCATGGGAGACTTTTTTTACCCGGCTACTTTTCCAAAAGAGCTTTGTTTTGTATTGAAACGAGAGCTTCTGTATGTTCCTTTTTTCGGCTGGGCGTTAGCTTCCTTGCGCATGATTCATATCAACCGCGGTGATCGCGAAAAAGCAAGAGAGGCAGTCGCTGCGCAAGGCAAGCAGGTGCTTAAAGAGGGTAGATGGATGGCTATTTTTCCAGAGGGGACTCGAACCTCGCGGCTCCTTTAAGCCTTACTGGAAAGGTGGTGTTCGTCTTGCCATCAGCACTCAGATTGATATTCTGCCAGTGGCACAAAACTCAGCTGCTATTTGGCCGAGAAATACTTTTCTCAAACGCGTTGGTTTAATTACGATGTCGATTGGACCTGTTATTTCAGTGCGGGGAAAGACGGAAGAGCAATTGCAATTAGAGGTAGAGGCGTGGATTGAGGGTGAGATGCGTCGCATTGACGCAGTCGCCTATTAGGCAATCAACCGGCCGAAAGTCTTTAGCTTTTCTGAATCTTCTTGCGGATGTAAAGAGGCTTCGTAATACGGGCGCCCACATCTTCTTCGCGGTCTTTTACGTCGACCACAAAGTCTTTTAAAACCTTATCGCCTGATTCTGCGGTGTTGATGATGTCATTAATTTTCTCTTGGGTGATTTCAAAAGTGGCATGAACAGCCCCTTTACCTGGTTTAAGAAATTCAATCTTAGCCGCTTGATCCCAAACGATATAGCTCTTACCGATATTTTGAGACACCATCATCATAAAGAAGGGATCAGTCATCGCAAAGAGACTGCCTCCAAAATGAACGCCAAGGATATTGCGATCTAACATGCCATGCTTCAGGCGCACCTTTGCATGACGAAAGTCCTTGGCGATTTTTTGAACGGTAAAGCCCGCCACTACAAACGGAGGCCATAGGTTCATGCCTCTGCGTAATAGGTTGGCGTTAATCACTGATTTCGATCTTTATTTGGGTGTCGTGGTCTTGCCCACCATCTTGGCTGCCCTCAAGAAATCAAAGTCTACGCCTTGATCAGCTTGCGTAACAGTATCTAAAAATAATTTCTTGTATCCACGCTCAGCGGTAGGTGAGGTGATGGGATTGTCTTTGATGCGCTGCGCAAGTTCTTCGTCTGAGATTAAAAGGCTAATCTCGCGATTCTTGACGCTCAAGCGAATGCGATCACCGGTGCGCACTTGCGCCAATGGACCGCCTATCGCGGATTCGGGTGTGACATGCAGCACAATCGTGCCAAAGGCGGTGCCACTCATGCGACCATCCGAAATGCGCACAATATCTTTAACGTCAGCACGCGCTAACTTCATGGGGATGTAGCCAGCTCCTGGCATGCCAGGAGCGCCTTTAGGGCCAATATTCTTAAGCACTCAAATATCTTCTGCTGTGACATCTAAATCAGGACTATCAATTCGGTTGGCTAAATCAGCAGCATCTTCAACAACTACGGCGCGACCTTCGTGCTCCATTAGTTTTTCATTGGCGGCAGATTGCTTAATGATGGCGCCACCAGGCGCTAAATTGCCGTGTAGGACTGCAATACTGCCACGCGGATAAATCGGCTTATCAAATGGACGCACGACATCTTGCTTAAAGCTAGGTGGACCTGCGTCCATTTCTTCGCCTAGTGTTCTGCCGGAAACCGTCATGGCATTAAGTTTTAATAATGGCTTGAGTTCACGCAGTAGGGTGGTCATACCCCACGCATCATGGAAGTTTTCCATGTAATGATCACCGAATGGTTTTAAATTAACCAGCACTGGAGTCTCATCACCCATCTTATCTATGGCATCTAAATCAATTTCCAACCGCATGCGACCAGCAATCGCAGCAAGGTCAACAATGCCGTTTGTACATCCACCAATCGCCAACAATACGCGCATGGCATTCTCAAAAGCGTCCGCCGTTAATACCTTATCAATAGTTAAGCCTTCTTTAGCCATCTTCACAGCGCAAGTACCGGTTTCTTCGGCGATGCGGATGCGGTCTGCGGTGACGGCTGTAGGTGTAGCGCCACCTGGAACAGTCATGCCCAGCGCTTCAGAAATGCAAGCCATGGTGCTCGCCGTTCCCATCACCGAACAAGTGCCAACGCTCGCCACTAACTGATCATTGACTTCATCCTTTTCTACCTCATCAATTTCGCCAGCGCGAAATTTACCCCAGTAGCGGCGGCAATCAGTGCATGCGCCAACCATCTCACTGCGATGTGAGCCGGTTAGCATAAACCCGGTAATCAGTTGAATTGCAGGCAATCCCTCTGAAGCGGCGCCCATCATTGGTGCTGGTATCGTTTTATCGCAGCCGCCGATCATCACAACCGCATCCATCGGTTGCGCGCGCAGCATCTCTTCCGTATTCATGGACATCAAATTACGCAAGTACATACTCGTCGGCGCGGCAAAACTTTCATGGATGGAGATTGTCGGAAACTCCATTGGTAAACCACCAGCCAACATGACGCCGCGTTTTACTGCTTCCAGTAGTTGTGGGGCATATTGCCGTGACACGGGTTATATGCGCTGCCAGTGTTAATGATGCCAATGACGAGGCGATCTACCGCGCTATTGGTGTAGCCGGCGCCCTTAATGAACGCTTTGCGCAAGCATCTTATTGTAGCGATGAAGTGCCCAATTTACCTATATGCCGCCGCCCCAGCGATACTGCCAGGCAACGCTAATAGCATCATAGCTATTGTTGGTTCTGGAATAGACACCTTTGCTACCGGTGAGCCGTATTGAATTGTGTTTGTTGATTGGGTACGACAGGGTGCTGCCAAAACGCCAGTTTTCTTGGGAATCATTAATCGGTAGGCCATTTACATAGGATTGGACGCCCATATAGTAAGTCGCATCCGCTGAAATCCAAGCCATATTCTCAAAGTAATAAATCCCGTGGGATTCAGTTGAGTACATCGGATTTTGAGAGAGTGTATTGCTGCCCATAAAACTCGTATTGCTTTTGTAAACGGTGGCCATACCAGCCAACTCTAAACGCCATGGGCCTATTGCTTGAGATGCGCCGATGCCGGGCTGAATTAAAGAGCGATTTGCCCCTACGTTCAACCTTTGTTCGCTGTTGTACTTACCCCAGGGGATGGATGCTGCCAGACTAGCCCCAATCATTAAATCCTGTTGATAGCTTTTGAATTCATCCAAAGAAAGTGCTGGCGCACCGTATAGATTGGCAGAGATTTTTACTACAGGGTCTTATAAGCCTTCGGCGGATGCGTTGATACTTTGGCGTCCCATGCTGCCGGCGCCTGAGAGTTGGGCGTAAGGCAAGAGTAGGCTCATCCTACCTGACTGCCCAAAAACATCAATAATGCGAGTGACAGTGACTGCCTCGGTAGTGAGGCGATAGGAGTCGCTTTTAGCTTGGGCTATGCCGCCGGTAATAAAGTTGATTCCAATGGGTGCATTGGAGTACTGGCGCGCTTCAATTTCTTGAGCAGAGGCTTGTTGGAAGAATATGCCAAGCAAGCAAAGTCAAAAAATTTTCACGTAAGACAAATGGAGCAATTATTTTTTGGAGCCAAATAAGATTGTCAGGGTAGCCGTATTGCCTAGGGCTTGATTGACGCCAATAAAAATCAAGTAAGGCCACACAATGAGCCAATAAAGAATAGACAGTGCAAAGATTCTGATCGGTGCTCCATTACCAAATGGCTGCCATAGAGGGTATAAAAGCATGGCTATTAATCAAGCCATGTATGCTTGCCTCAAGAAAATTCAATCCGAGAACAACAAACAGATAAATAAAGGACTCTAGAACAAGTGAACTCACTATTCCATGATCGTTGTTTACTTTGATTGGGTATGCTGCTTGTGCTATCAACATAAATTTGGCCGATATGCCCGCTTTGATCAGAGCAAAACCAAATACATCTAGTTGGATAGGGCGCTCTTCTAAGGCGGTTACTGCAAAAAAAATAAATTGCGCAAAACCAGGCGCCAAAGTACAGCTTCAAAGCAAAAGCCTTCTTCGCCTCTTCCTTGAGCTTTTCTTTCAGGTGATGGTGTCCACAGGAGTTATTCGTGTTGTTGGTCATATCAGTGTTTATTTAAAAAAAGAAGGCGAAATTGACTGAATTACTCGCCACAAGTGGCACATGAGCTAGCAACTTCTGCTGGAGCTGGTTCTTGCGTATAGCGTGCAATAAAAGCATGCTTACTAGTCATTGGAACTTTGATCCAAACAAAGTGGCCTGAGCCAGGCGCTACATCAATTGACTCGCCATTCATATTCCACATTTCCAATAAAGCGATATCGGTATTGCCGCTGGGTTCAATAATCTCAAGCTTATCGCCAACAGAGAAACGATTTTTCACATCAACCTTGATGCGTCCTGTTGTGGCATCCATATCCAAGGTCTCGCCAACATATAAGCTGCGCCCAGATAAGGAATGCCCGCGCATATACAGTTGATATTCTTTGTCGTGATGTCGCTCGTAAAAGCCATCGGTGTAACCGCGATTAGCAAGGCCTTCCAGATTACCTAATAAGGTGGTGTTAAATGGCCTGCCAGCAACAGCGTCATTAATGGCTGCTCTATACGCTTGAACAGTGCGTGAAACATAGTAGGGTGATTTGGTACGGCCTTCGATCTTGAAAGAATCCACGCCCATCTTGGTAAGGCGTTCAATATGCTCAATTGCTCGTAGATCCTTGGAGTTCATGATGTAAGTTCCATGCTCATCTTCTTCCATTGGCATCAAATCATCAGGACGACGGGCTTCTTGAAGCAGAACAACATCGCCACTGCCATTTTGCTGACCAGGCTTAACCTTGTAATCCCAGCGACAGGCATTAGTGCAGGCGCCTTGGTTAGAGTCACGATGGGACATGTAGCCCGATAACAGGCAGCGACCAGAATAGGCGATACACAATGCGCCATGTACAAAAACTTCAAGTTCCATTTCTGGACAGTCTTGACGTACTTCTTCAATTTCATCAAAGGAAAGTTCGCGCGACAAAATAACGCGGCTGATACCAACGGAGCGCCAGAATTTGGCTGAAGCACCATTTACAGTATTTGCTTGTACGGATAAATGAATGGGCATATCCGGCCAAGCTTCGCGTGCCATCATGATTAAGCCAGGGTCCGACATGATTAAGGCATCAGGCTTCAATGCAATCACGGGGTCCATATCTTTAATGTAGGTACGGGTCTTGCCACCATGAGGTAGTAAGTTGGAAACCAGATAGAACTTTTTGCTCATGTCAT
Coding sequences within:
- the yegQ gene encoding tRNA 5-hydroxyuridine modification protein YegQ yields the protein MSKIPELLAPAGSLSMLQTAFDFGADAIYAGQPRYSLRVRNNDFGKIEVLKQGIDTAHDMSKKFYLVSNLLPHGGKTRTYIKDMDPVIALKPDALIMSDPGLIMMAREAWPDMPIHLSVQANTVNGASAKFWRSVGISRVILSRELSFDEIEEVRQDCPEMELEVFVHGALCIAYSGRCLLSGYMSHRDSNQGACTNACRWDYKVKPGQQNGSGDVVLLQEARRPDDLMPMEEDEHGTYIMNSKDLRAIEHIERLTKMGVDSFKIEGRTKSPYYVSRTVQAYRAAINDAVAGRPFNTTLLGNLEGLANRGYTDGFYERHHDKEYQLYMRGHSLSGRSLYVGETLDMDATTGRIKVDVKNRFSVGDKLEIIEPSGNTDIALLEMWNMNGESIDVAPGSGHFVWIKVPMTSKHAFIARYTQEPAPAEVASSCATCGE
- a CDS encoding DUF4442 domain-containing protein, which produces MNLWPPFVVAGFTVQKIAKDFRHAKVRLKHGMLDRNILGVHFGGSLFAMTDPFFMMMVSQNIGKSYIVWDQAAKIEFLKPGKGAVHATFEITQEKINDIINTAESGDKVLKDFVVDVKDREEDVGARITKPLYIRKKIQKS
- a CDS encoding AMP-binding enzyme; protein product: MSENKIIKKVAILGAGVMGAQLAAQCINVGLPVSGVPDEDSGEAVKAFIVKWDSSLTEEMILAYCKENITNYKRPKHIVFRNDLPKTNVGKILRRELRDL
- a CDS encoding lysophospholipid acyltransferase family protein, producing the protein MGDFFYPATFPKELCFVLKRELLYVPFFGWALASLRMIHINRGDREKAREAVAAQGKQVLKEGRWMAIFPEGTRTSRLL
- a CDS encoding transporter produces the protein MDEFKSYQQDLMIGASLAASIPWGKYNSEQRLNVGANRSLIQPGIGASQAIGPWRLELAGMATVYKSNTSFMGSNTLSQNPMYSTESHGIYYFENMAWISADATYYMGVQSYVNGLPINDSQENWRFGSTLSYPINKHNSIRLTGSKGVYSRTNNSYDAISVAWQYRWGGGI